One region of Terricaulis silvestris genomic DNA includes:
- a CDS encoding four helix bundle protein gives MTLAEMCYGLTRDFPRDELYGLTSQTRRASVSIAANIAEGYGRESTGSYIQFLRIAQGSCKELETHVMLSERVLGVDGAKVLEQSETVGKMLRGLIKSLQE, from the coding sequence ATGACGCTCGCGGAGATGTGTTATGGTCTCACCAGAGATTTTCCCCGCGACGAGCTGTATGGATTAACCTCACAAACGCGCCGTGCCTCGGTTTCGATCGCGGCAAACATCGCGGAGGGATACGGGCGAGAAAGCACAGGCTCGTATATTCAGTTTTTGCGGATCGCCCAGGGTTCATGCAAAGAGCTTGAAACTCACGTGATGCTTTCGGAGCGTGTCCTCGGCGTTGATGGCGCGAAGGTGCTGGAACAGTCCGAGACCGTTGGAAAGATGCTCCGTGGCCTTATCAAGTCACTTCAGGAGTAG
- a CDS encoding LysR family transcriptional regulator codes for MDWDKLKTFHFAAETGSLTAAAEKLGVSQSSVSRQIAALENDMGVPLFQRHARGLLLTGPGMALREFTREMAGAAIIAESTLKDAREKVIGDLTVTAPVAFGSTWLAPRLGNFADTYPETRLKIMLDDREYDLLKLEAECAIRLWAATHADLIQRKLLEVHVSLYASASYLQRHGTPKKVEDLDHHRIIAYQAGVPTPMRELDWAQRAGREDAKPRTPLLEINNVYGMLRAVESGFGIASVPDYMARENPTLVKVLPDLPGPSFEVYFIYPSDLKRSKRIAAFRQFLIDQAAGWEA; via the coding sequence ATGGACTGGGACAAACTCAAAACTTTTCACTTCGCCGCCGAGACCGGCAGCCTGACGGCGGCGGCGGAGAAACTTGGCGTCAGCCAGTCCTCAGTGAGCCGCCAGATTGCTGCGCTGGAAAACGACATGGGCGTGCCGCTGTTCCAGCGTCACGCGCGCGGGCTGCTGCTGACCGGCCCCGGCATGGCGCTCCGGGAGTTCACGCGGGAAATGGCCGGCGCCGCGATCATCGCCGAATCGACGTTGAAAGACGCACGCGAAAAGGTCATCGGCGACCTGACGGTGACGGCGCCCGTTGCATTTGGCTCGACTTGGCTGGCGCCGCGCCTCGGCAACTTCGCCGACACCTATCCCGAGACGCGGCTCAAGATCATGCTCGACGACCGCGAGTACGATCTCTTGAAGCTTGAAGCCGAGTGCGCAATCCGCCTCTGGGCCGCGACGCACGCCGACCTGATCCAGCGCAAGCTCCTGGAAGTGCACGTCAGCCTCTACGCGTCGGCGAGCTACCTGCAACGCCACGGCACGCCGAAGAAGGTCGAGGACCTCGATCATCACCGCATCATCGCCTACCAGGCCGGCGTGCCGACGCCGATGCGCGAACTGGATTGGGCGCAACGCGCCGGCCGCGAAGATGCCAAGCCGCGTACGCCGCTTCTGGAGATCAACAACGTTTACGGCATGCTGCGCGCGGTGGAGTCCGGCTTCGGCATCGCCAGCGTGCCCGACTACATGGCGCGCGAAAATCCGACGCTGGTGAAAGTGCTGCCCGACTTGCCGGGTCCGAGCTTCGAAGTCTATTTCATCTACCCAAGCGACCTGAAGCGCTCCAAGCGCATCGCGGCTTTCCGGCAGTTCCTGATCGATCAGGCGGCGGGCTGGGAGGCGTGA
- a CDS encoding TCR/Tet family MFS transporter has translation MSRGPSKHALAFIFLTILIDTIGFGIVMPVMPQLLVEITGQSLSDVTILAGFLLTTYAVLQFVCGPILGNLSDRFGRRPVLLFSLAAFALDYMLMGFAPTVALLFIGRAIAGIAGAVYSPSMAYIADVTPPEKRAQSFGLIGAAFGIGFIVGPTIGGFLGELGPRAPFFAAAALGALNFLYGLFVLPESLPKERRRAFDWKRANVIGTFTAFSKFPAILAIAGAVFLWQLAHQVYPSTWSFFAKINLNWSEFEIGLSLGFVGVCMIFTQGYLVGRVVPKIGEYRAAIIGVMSGTASMLMLAFATTTSWVYIALAAGAVQGLAYPAMNAIMSKQAPPDQQGELQGGVASMMSLTTIIGPLLLTQTLGHFSRADAQIYFPGAVFLLSGGLAILSLIIFLRVGARQPASALPEAGGAS, from the coding sequence ATGTCGCGCGGACCAAGCAAGCACGCCTTAGCGTTTATCTTTCTCACCATCCTGATCGACACGATCGGGTTCGGCATCGTCATGCCGGTGATGCCGCAGCTGTTGGTGGAGATCACCGGGCAGTCGCTTTCGGATGTGACGATCCTCGCCGGCTTCCTCTTAACGACATACGCGGTGCTGCAATTCGTGTGCGGTCCGATCCTGGGCAATCTCAGCGATCGGTTCGGACGCAGGCCGGTATTGCTGTTTTCGCTGGCCGCGTTCGCGCTCGATTACATGCTGATGGGTTTCGCGCCGACGGTGGCGTTGCTGTTCATCGGGCGCGCCATCGCGGGCATTGCGGGCGCCGTGTACTCGCCGTCGATGGCCTACATCGCCGACGTCACGCCGCCGGAGAAGCGTGCGCAGAGCTTCGGCTTGATCGGCGCGGCGTTTGGGATCGGTTTCATCGTCGGCCCGACCATTGGCGGCTTCCTGGGCGAGCTTGGCCCACGTGCTCCATTCTTCGCGGCGGCGGCGCTGGGCGCGCTCAACTTCTTATACGGCCTGTTTGTGCTGCCGGAGAGTTTGCCGAAGGAGCGGCGGCGCGCCTTTGATTGGAAGCGCGCCAATGTGATCGGCACGTTCACAGCATTTAGCAAATTCCCGGCGATCCTCGCCATCGCGGGCGCGGTGTTCCTATGGCAGCTGGCGCACCAGGTTTACCCGAGCACGTGGTCGTTCTTTGCCAAGATCAATCTCAACTGGTCGGAGTTCGAGATCGGGTTGTCGCTCGGGTTCGTCGGCGTGTGCATGATTTTCACGCAGGGCTATTTGGTTGGCCGCGTGGTGCCGAAGATCGGCGAATATCGCGCGGCGATCATCGGCGTCATGTCTGGCACGGCGAGCATGCTGATGCTGGCGTTCGCGACGACGACGTCGTGGGTTTACATCGCTCTGGCTGCGGGTGCGGTGCAGGGGCTCGCCTATCCCGCGATGAACGCGATAATGTCGAAGCAGGCGCCGCCGGATCAACAGGGTGAGCTACAGGGCGGCGTCGCCAGCATGATGAGCCTCACGACCATCATCGGGCCGTTGCTGCTGACGCAAACGCTCGGCCATTTCTCGCGCGCCGACGCGCAAATCTACTTTCCAGGCGCGGTGTTCCTGCTTTCCGGTGGATTGGCCATCCTGTCGCTGATCATCTTTCTTCGCGTTGGCGCCCGTCAGCCCGCTTCCGCGTTGCCCGAGGCAGGCGGGGCGAGCTAA
- the ypfJ gene encoding KPN_02809 family neutral zinc metallopeptidase, which translates to MRTDNQRRSDNFEDRGRGGGGAVGGGLAAGALFAILRRIGLRGILIVGLVLAGIWFFAPANIKEMVFGALLGGVPGQSQSTSGEGSVCEAEAQACDFSRAVLGSTEDVWSAQFSQNRLPNYSVQAGSYRAPTLVVFSGGVATGCGNATADVGPFYCPADTNLYIDPSFYQVMQSRLNAPGDFAQAYVIAHEVGHHVQNLIGATQRSVSGENQNQTSVRVELQADCLAGVWGHTARASLAIDEADLREALNAAHAIGDDTLGANAGQYTHGTSAQRMRWFRRGFDSGDARQCDTFAVSQAQL; encoded by the coding sequence ATGCGCACAGACAACCAGCGCCGTTCCGACAATTTCGAAGATCGCGGCCGTGGCGGTGGCGGTGCAGTCGGCGGCGGCCTGGCGGCGGGCGCGTTGTTCGCGATCCTGCGCCGGATCGGCCTGCGCGGCATCCTGATCGTGGGCCTCGTGCTCGCGGGCATTTGGTTCTTCGCGCCCGCCAACATCAAGGAAATGGTCTTCGGCGCACTGCTTGGCGGCGTGCCGGGCCAAAGCCAGTCCACCAGCGGCGAAGGCAGCGTGTGCGAAGCTGAAGCGCAAGCCTGCGATTTCTCGCGCGCGGTGCTGGGCTCAACCGAAGATGTGTGGAGCGCGCAGTTTAGCCAGAACCGGCTGCCGAACTATAGCGTGCAGGCCGGCAGCTATCGCGCGCCGACGCTCGTAGTGTTCTCGGGCGGCGTCGCCACCGGTTGCGGCAACGCGACTGCGGACGTCGGACCGTTCTACTGCCCGGCCGACACCAATCTCTACATTGATCCGAGCTTCTATCAGGTCATGCAGAGCCGGCTAAACGCGCCGGGGGATTTCGCGCAGGCTTACGTGATCGCGCACGAAGTCGGTCACCACGTGCAGAATTTGATCGGCGCGACGCAGCGCTCGGTTTCCGGTGAAAACCAGAATCAGACGTCCGTGCGTGTCGAACTACAGGCCGATTGCCTTGCCGGGGTGTGGGGCCATACCGCGCGCGCATCTTTGGCGATCGACGAAGCCGATCTGCGTGAAGCACTGAACGCCGCGCACGCGATCGGCGACGATACGCTGGGCGCCAACGCTGGCCAGTACACGCACGGCACGAGCGCGCAGCGCATGCGCTGGTTCCGGCGCGGGTTTGATAGCGGCGATGCGCGCCAGTGCGATACGTTCGCGGTGAGCCAAGCTCAGCTCTGA
- a CDS encoding four helix bundle protein, whose amino-acid sequence MADGRVGVATSVWDMIVFQKAYAAALEIHRIAQTFPKHEQYELASQLRRSSKSICANLAEGRARQQGSTAEFRRFALIALGSTDESALWCRFAKDLGYLTEDQFQKLSGQYVEIAKMLNGLIAKLK is encoded by the coding sequence ATGGCTGACGGGCGCGTCGGCGTAGCGACTTCGGTTTGGGACATGATCGTGTTCCAGAAGGCCTACGCCGCAGCGCTCGAAATCCACCGAATTGCGCAAACGTTTCCGAAGCACGAGCAGTATGAGTTGGCTAGCCAACTCCGCCGTTCGAGCAAGTCCATTTGCGCCAACTTGGCGGAAGGGCGAGCAAGACAACAGGGCTCAACGGCTGAATTCAGAAGGTTCGCGTTGATCGCTCTCGGAAGCACCGATGAATCCGCGTTGTGGTGCAGATTCGCCAAGGATTTGGGATATCTCACCGAGGATCAATTTCAGAAGCTCAGCGGGCAGTACGTTGAGATAGCGAAGATGCTCAACGGCCTCATTGCCAAGCTAAAGTGA